The nucleotide sequence ATTCaacttaagagttatactcttgtcggtggagtatcttccacacatccctcctttgagccatcctcttgacctcCTGATACGACGCGACGCCGACTTTCTCCCTTATCTGATAACCATAaccattgcaagttaaataaatctaTACAAAATTTCCCGTGTGCGATTCCTACTCAGACTTGACCGCTTATTACTGCCCCTTGCCAAAGTTATAATTGAGTTAAGAGCTTATAGAGAATTTAAATTAACTCCGAAGGTCTCGTACTTAAAACTATGGCGGGGTGTCGTTATAAAGttatgttataagtttaacggcTCGTATCTATGCTCACGTAAATATGATCACGTCAATATGACCCGAATGTATGACATAGACTGGCGGTGCTCCATTGTTATTTCTAATTCGGCACAATTTTTCTCCGATATCGAATACTTCTCGAGTGATGTCATTTCAAAAATTATTCCCCAGTTCGAATAAATCGTTACGAATGAATACTTAAATGAATTCATGATCGCAAAATGGAATGCAATACAGCACAAGCTTGCAATGCTTCCATTTTACAATAACTCGTCACCGTGTGTAGCATGCTACAAAGTTATTAAAagttatagtttatttttattttatgttgatgatttgCTAGCTCTAGACTCTAGTCTAGATAGTGGAGTTTCCAAAGAAAGACAGACAAAGCGAGAAGATCTGtagttgtttatttttcaacagaatCTACGTAAATAAACATCTTTCAGATTGCACTAAAAACCCGACCACGATCAGCAGCGTGGCGAGCGATTCTCTAAGCTTCTAATACATTGCGTATTTTAACAAGTACCTGGTGTGCATTGAGCGTTTTGGATGCGCAATGAACGGAGCATCGCTCGTCGCAACAGCTAACGCACTAATAACCCTGTCACGACTCCGCGTGACCAATGACACGGCGAGCGATTCTCTAAACTTCTAATATTTACATTGCGTATTTGGTGAACTAACCGCAATGCTTGAAGCAGCTAAATCACGCAATGATCAAAGAATCAGCTCGCCGCGCCGCCAATCGCACGCGATCGTGGTCAGATGGCGTCGCAAGCACGTCGCTTCAAGTTATTTCAATGCTGACAGATGGCGTTCCTTCAGAACCGGTCCATCTCGCTGGTGGACATGTACATCGATAACTCGGAGCCTTCAGAGAACGTGGGACAGATACACTTCTCACTGGAATATGACTTCCAGAACACTACGCTCATTCTGAGGATCATACAGGTGAGGAACTCTACtctaatcaggcgttactttactgaggtccatatcaatgatctATTAGTAaaatctttgctcacccgcggtcATGTGATAACTGGGTCTATGCAACATGTTCATGCACCTCATCCGCCTCTATGCTGTAAGAGCACACACAATgcaattgcaggtggtaggaccttgtgcaaggtctgcccggatggctaccaccatcttgctcgctaatcctgccgtgaagcagcagtgctttcacggttgtgtttcagcgtggagagtaagacagccggtgaaattactggcacttgaggtatcccatcataggcctctaggttggcaacgcatctacaatacccctggtgttgcagatgtttatgggtggtggtgatctcttagcatcaggagacccacttgctcgtttgccatcgaataaaaaaaaaaaatcacacaaacctaactATCACAACCACCACTggtgcgtttcgaactcaattaGATAtctaacatctagtagcatggtgaacaGTTATGTttctctgaggatgaactctggttgagttcgaaacgggtcagtgtagtgtgatgttgatagttgggtttgtgtggtttgtgtgtttttacaatGTGGAGCACGTACAAGATAATTATAGCATCCATGCTCGTACCTTTTTCGAGGTCCACAATATTCAGTTGCTACCGCAATCTTCTACTAGCACCAAAGTCGTCTACGTAGCTTTTACGTCTGTCCATCCGTTGGAAATGTACAAATTGTGAGACTTGTAAATCTTTtgtttcgaataaaaacaagCGAAACATTCTGTTTGTACgtgaaaaatgtgtgtttttaaaaTCAACACTCGTTTAAACTGAGGCGCAGTGTTGTGGTTGAACCGTATTTGTTCTGGGCTCTAACGACTTCAATACAATGTGCAAACAAAACAGTTGATAACACATGTATTGTGAGAATTATTTCAAAGCGTTTGAATCATTTAAAaccttgaacatgaaactaccgtaagactcactcataaaatgatattgacccggataactctcacatcttaaatcgagcATAGTTGCATCgttgtgttgcagcagccgccgagtcgcgttgctacTCTacctacggattagcccgaaacatgtcgagctaaactcgatttaagacgtgagttatccgggtccatatcatttaatatttaaaatcttGTAGTCTTACTTTTCAAGCTATGGTCCAAGACAAGACACAACCCTTAGCTGCAGCTTGATCTATGGCCGCTCAAACAGAGGATAAGTGAAGTAGACCATAGATGATGATCCAAAAATATTGGTGTAAACAACACAACCGTAACCCCTTTTCTAGGGCAAGGAGCTCCCAGCAAAGGATCTAAGCGGCACTTCGGACCCTTACGTGCGCGTGACCTTGCTCCCGGACAAAAAGCACCGACTCGAAACCAAAATAAAGCGGCGCACACTCAACCCAAGGTGGAACGAAACGTTCTACTTCGAAGGGTTCCCTATTCAGAAACTGCAGAGTCGGGTAAGTTAAGATGCGAGAGGGACTTTATTCAGGACCATAGCgtaacttagtttttttaaccgacttcaaaaaaggaaaaggttatcaattcggttgtattttttttgtttgttacctcagaactccgtcatttatgaaccgatttgattattttttgcgttcgtctaggaatgctttcaattaggtcccataagcaccaaatcaggatcagGAGATTGGATCCCAAGGAAATTGAGgcaactcttcaaatgttgtagggacacctatggtaattttaatatatttagtagtaactcgtgcatttgcttttaaaaatcatcattttttgaagtggaactgatgatgaagaccacagttaaccaccggagttactactcaataacaagtatatcacgggttgaatttcaattactttaacacagttgctaagcaatttatgatcctcgtaatgcataattatggtgaaatggaatgggtggtgggtgaagcaccaggactcctcaataatgaaagtctctgcatcggaaaaagtaATCTATTATTtgaggtgacgagcagttgacactaaactattgtatcttagattatttacactacaaAACGAGCAAGCAGGAATGATTGAAGCCCAAAATGTAGTGCGTAGGTAAGGTAGGCGACTATAGGcctactcctgctggctcgtgctgaggcaccgacttcagactggtagaaaattattttcatggttttttgtagtcggttcattttcatgttatatttttttctatgctagttttttttatgactgAACTAGCGTTCTTATTGTGATGCTACCTTTACATgaataaagtgaaaaaaaaacactgctcATTATTGTTCTGTTATACAATAGTTCTTGTAGTAACGAATCGGCCAAGCTACATATTTTGACCAAGGTGCTTGTaaagtaaaagcttgtagagTTAGAGCGTGGAGAGTTAGAAACTTGACTCTACGCATGAGATCTGATAACTTTTTGACAGTACGAACCATTTTAAcgtcttgaaaataatttacatgATAATTACATTTCAATACcaaaatttgaagtcaatcttACGAGGGGGGTGAATTCAGATTCGCTGGGGAAATGAATGTCGctaaaataaacatttggttGATTTCAGGTGTTGCATCTCCACGTGTTTGATTACGACCGCTTCTCAAGGGACGACTCCATCGGAGAAGTCTTCTTACCCTTATGTCAGGTGATTactactgtttaaaaaaatgtgtgtatGTCAGCTCTGACTCAAGACAGAATTTTACCCATTAAAACTGTATTTGATTTCTTCTTACTATTATCAGCAATAACTAAACTAAGTCTTGGCCTCCGACTGATAAGGAGACTCAAATCTATAGAGGGTCATGTGAAAAGCTATGCTTGTAGTGCCTTTGTGAAATCGAAGCATAAATGAAGATATTCGTAGAAGAAGTAAAGCTTCGTACAGCACAAACTGCTTGGCAGAAGATGGAGTACAGTGATCGTAGAACTGAAGGGCGTTGGGGAGTTGTAAGGTAATAGAATAACGACCCTGATGGCAAAATTTTGGTGGAATAGGAAGACGTAGAATCTAGTGAAGATTATTGGAGGCCATGAAGATTTGCAGTCTTAGAATTCCTTAGGAAAGCCCTACGTTAATCAGTGAATATCATCTGATAGATATGGCGATaataatcctacttatattataaatgtgaaattttctgagtgagtgagtgagtgaatgagtatgtttgttacttcttcacgctgaaacggctagacggatttggttgaaatttggcaaaaagttagtttacaacctggattaaaacatagaatactttttatcccgatattcccacgggatagggataaaatctctaaataacaactgctgggcttagaatcatgaaatttggtatgtagatagctggacatggagtaaaacatagcctacactttattccgatatacccactggataaggataaaatctcgaaacaacaaccgctgggcttagtcatgaaatttgaccgtgattgtttttaatgtaacgtcaatgaaaatgaTTTagttttcgggaattcccacgggaatttttaaaaatcccggaatttcaattcagctgctggacctaatgatttacgtgtgtgATGCCGCGGTTAAGCACTAGTGTCtgttatctgggggcacggcagtgcccccgccaagtcgagcaaaccaaaaacaaaggcacggccgtaccatacttttctcgaagccattcaggctattttcaacatttacTAATTACATCAAGTCTTAAAAAACATTCACAGTTAGATTCAGCATATTAACGTACAATATCCTCCTTCCAGGTGGATCTAAGCGAGAAGCCCTCCTTCTGGAAGGCCTTAAAGCCCCCCGCGAAGGACAAGTGCGGGGAGCTCCTCACCTCGCTCTGCTACCACCCGAGCAACAGCGTTCTGACGCTGACCCTGCTCAAGGCGCGAAACTTGAAGGCCAAGGACATTAACGGGAAGTCAGGTGAGCTGGTACTTAAAGCTTGAGATTTCGAAAACTAACGGTGAGAAGTTATTAGACAGGTTTTCAAAAACTgtcacaatttttttgtaacaattttGTGGTTTAGGTAAATGAGGAATCGTTCATGTCATGAGCTTTAGACGTTGTGTagcttttgtttgtttgttaacccccgacgcaaataacctaaacaacaataagttggaaaacccccgactttgtcacttcaaagttcaatatctcaaaaacgactgaaccatatctaagaaccattgctaaaaaaacctgatttcaaataaaaaaaaccgcattcaaatcggtccacccgtttaagagctacggtgccacagacagacagacagacaaacatagcggTCGAACTTATAACTCCCCTtttttataacacccctgtttataagtttgaccactgtgtgtgtctgtgtatctgtgtgtctgtcagtggcaccgtagctcttaaatgggtggaccgatttgaatgcggtcttttatttgaatgcaggttttctagcgatggttcttagacatgttttatcataatcggttcagccgtttttgagatattgaactttgaagtgacaaagtcgggggttttaacccccgatgcaaaaagaggggtgttataagtttgaccgctatgtgtgtctgtctgtctgtgtgtctgtctgtggcaccgtagctcttaaacgggtagaccgatttgaattttattttttattttttataaaaaaaggcttacgtttggcctcaatctcgcttgatggaaggcgaagatgaggcctaagatggtgcatgtttgcctagaaggtgttttatttgaaagcaggttttctagcgatggttcttagacatgtttaataatccaactttttgttggttaggttagttagtgcAAGCTAAAGTGGAATATTAGCCCCcggtttcaccatcctttggttaattttaactgacggataaccaccaatttataacctaaccaacttaaagCTCAAGAAACCCGAAATTGCCATTCATTTCAGTTTCAATGATTTCATTTTCGGTTGCCAACGAATTACTGATCGACTTGACTCcttggcgctgcgtagagatgtagcttcactgtgcatcttCTATTGAATATAcctacaacggggagtgctccgaggagttgttcgggttgatccctgccgcatccttccgCCACCGCCCTTCGCgtcaacacttccatcctcaccatttagatggttgccAGTCCTGTACTGCGCGTTTTTCCAggaatttcctgcctcgcacagcaaaactcgggaatgaactgtcgcctgcggtattcccggatcgatatgaccttcaagctttcatgaaaagagcgtactcctataAAGCcagcaacgcacttgtgacttcTGGTgatgcaggtgtccatgggcgacggtaatcggttaccatcaggcgatccgtttgctcgttttccccctattccacaaaaaaaaagttcagtATCTCTAGAACGGTTCGCACATTTTAAAACCACGATTATTTAACAAAGTCCTGAAGTTTCAATTAAACTGCCGCATAATTGCTTACtcgtgcgaaaccgcgggtaagcACT is from Choristoneura fumiferana chromosome 28, NRCan_CFum_1, whole genome shotgun sequence and encodes:
- the Syt7 gene encoding synaptotagmin 7 isoform X3, yielding MDSLSMLSPSHMMAFLQNRSISLVDMYIDNSEPSENVGQIHFSLEYDFQNTTLILRIIQGKELPAKDLSGTSDPYVRVTLLPDKKHRLETKIKRRTLNPRWNETFYFEGFPIQKLQSRVLHLHVFDYDRFSRDDSIGEVFLPLCQVDLSEKPSFWKALKPPAKDKCGELLTSLCYHPSNSVLTLTLLKARNLKAKDINGKSDPYVKVWLQFGDKRIEKRKTAIFKCTLNPVFNDAFSFNVPWEKIRECSLDVQVMDFDNIGRNELIGRILLAGKNGSGATETKHWQDMITKPRQTIVQWHRLKPE